AAGTAAtgacaaatttaaatgttttgactcatatttccaACACAGCataaccaatgatgtagacacggATTGTCACgatatagacacacattgtcgtgacgtagaatgaccagagtatatattccatattttgttcAATCTTCCTTGGGCAAGGTATAATACAATTTAATTTCCTACTTGACTATCTATCTGATAATGTTCTATTCTATGctgaacaataaaaatacatttttcacttattactaatattagtaTTGGAAATTTCTACTCAGTGATGACAAATTTCTTGGAAGAAAATTCCTCATTGAAGTTTTTCCTTGCCTACCTGATAATGTTAGAACTACACTAGACTGAAGAGTAAACTTGAATGTTTTACTTGCCTTCCTGATAATATTCTTTGCTAGACGGTAAACTGAAGAGTAAACCTTAATTTTTTACTTGCCTATCTGCTACAGAAGACTAAACAATAAACTTTCATAAATAAAATTGTAGAAGAGGAAAAAAAACCCTTTGAATTTATGACAAGTCTGTCTGTTTCAATTCTAACACCAGTGTTCCTTCAAATGGACACATggacaaaatacattttaaaaatttcaTTTATACATCACCTGATTTCTCATCTTCATAATTTTCCTTAATAAACGTCACCAAggtatcattttcaaaatgttcctGAGTTGTGGGCACATAAAGTTCATCACTCTCAACACCAAGTGACTTGTCATCGTCATAAcaactatcatcaccatcactatCTTCATCTTGAAATTTCCCACATTCTGCTGGGTCCCTTGGTGAATAATTCACATGTCCATGGCAACCACCATCATCTCCAATTTCAACACCAATTTtgttgatatcaatattttccGAGAGAAGTGTTTTCACCTTTTGTTCATCATTGGCCTCATAATGAGTTTCTTCAGATTCAAGTGTTGGTTTCTCTATACGTGTATCCAGACTGTCGTAGAGGGTAGTATTGCTTGTAAAATATGTTAAGTCAGATTCCttcatttcatcatcatcatcatcatcatcatcatcatcatcatcatcatcatcgtcgtcatcatcatcatcatcgtcatcatcatcttcatcttcattaCTATTTGAATTGTCTGTGTCACTGATTTCATCATCTGTACTGTAATCAGGTTCTTCAGCTGACTTTAATAATGTTGAATAGATTGTTTCTGGTGACAAACTACTACCTATGAGAGACAGAGAttaaaaacaactttattgTCTTCACCACTAAATCATAATCatccccatcaccaccactatcactacCAACATTCCACTACCACTATGAACACTATTACCACCGCtatcaccaccacaaccaccatcaccaccatcaacaccaccaccattatctctaccaccaccaccaacaccacaaTCACTATCACCACTACAtccaccaccaacaccatcaccaccaccactatcaccatcatcattactaccatcaccacaaccaccaccaacaccaccccCACCATCAGTCCTATCcctacaaccaccaccaccaccaccataactaCCACTATCACTACCATTCCCATGACTttctaccaccaccaccaccaccaccaccaccaccaccaccataactaCCACTATCACTACCATTCCCATGACTAtccctaccaccaccaccaccaccaccaccataaccaccaccaccactactaccacaaTCACTATCACTACCACCTGATATACCCACCTTTCAGAAGACTACCTCCATTAATCCCACTCTCATCCTCTCCATCAATATCAACCTCAATTTCTTCCTCTTCCATCTCATTCGCTGCATCTTCCACATCCTTCTCTTCATCTTCCCACTCAGTATTTGGTAGTACATCTCCTACACATATAGGTTGATGTCTAAGTAACTCAGAATCAAAGTTGATGGTAGCCACTACATCCTCTTCGACACTGGTAGTGTTCATTAGATCATTTTTATCTCGCTTTGAATGTTTTTCCAGTTTAGTCCCAGTTTTGGGACTTTTTGAATTTTTCCCTTTAAAAGGAGACCTTTTGATAACAGTCTTCTTCTGAGTTGTTTTCTTCGGTATAGTATTTATCGTTGGTGTTGCCGTAGTAACTGCAGCTAATGCTGCTTCCTGGCTGTCAATGTCATTAATATTAACAGGTTCAAGATGAGGTTCCATACCagacattacattttgtagAACTACGGTCTCAACTTTGTCCTGTTCTCTTGCCTATAGAAAGATAAAaatagaatgaatgaatgaatgaatgaatgaacaagtgagtgagtgagtgaatgaatgaatgaataagtgaatgaatgaatgaatgtataagtgaatgaatgaacacGTGAataagaatgaatgaatgtataagTGTATGAATGAATAAGTGAATGAACAGttaagtgaatgaatgaatgaacagttaagtgaatgaatgaatgaacacatgaatgaatgaataagtgaatgaattaattaatgctTAAGTGAATGACTggatgactgaatgaatgaatggtctGTGGTTTATCAGTATGTAAGAGGTAAATGAAATAGAATCGCTACCTGAATTTCTCACACACATTGCTTGGTCTTCAAGGGTTGATTGGAGAAAACAAGATGGCCTTTGTATAAATAGCTCGTCCTTTGCCTGATTATactgatagagggcgctataacactTGTTGGTTGTATGGGATGATAAGACTGTATTGCAAACACATcaaataaagtgaaatgttaTGAATTATTCCACTAAGACACTCACCTTGACCTTGAAGTATTGGTTAGCATAGTTTTTCACTTGTAGAGTTGTCCTGGTACGTATCAACTGAGCAATTCTGGTCCAACTTCTACCATAAATTTCCTAcatgcacacaaaaaataaagaaatcatttCTCAACTGTCAGAAAAACGGAAGGTGTGAATTCTGTTTGGTCACTTTACAACAAGAAATTGCTTCAACATGTCACAAACTGCAGCAGtgacaacaaaatattcaatttcttggtcgacaccataacttctgttCCACgtactacacatgcattactataggcgcACATGAAAATAAGTCTACCTTCCTGTTCTTTTTTGACCCTCTGGCATGATGTGAAATACTATTTACAGGTACACATGTAATGAGAATAATGTGCAAGTAAACTTACCATCCCTTGTTCAAATATGGATTTTTCTTCATCCGTCCATGGCATTTTATGGGAAGGTAGTCGGTTGGCCCTGACAAAACAAATATCGGATTGGATTGATATTTCTGTATGTGGTTTTTAACAAATCACTTAATGGGAGAATGATTTTAAGGAAATTGGTCATTTTATCTATGAAATCTGTGACAACCTATGATATTAAATTCACACAAGtaattcttacctgtatcctgaAAACAGTGGCTTCCTTCCTCTGCTTTTAGAACTAAAAGGTGAGGGAATGACAgaagttattttatttgcagGAATACATTATCCTTAATTTTAGTAATCTATAGAAATTCATAACACATCTTGTTTATATAGCAATTTTCACCATGTCAATCATCACCACagtgaccaccaccaccagtggTGACCActtaccaccaccatcactaccaccagtgaccaccaccaccagtggTGACCActtaccaccaccatcactaccaccagtgaccaccaccaccaccacaaccaccaccaaatacacacacacacttacctGCTTGGTTTGTTTGATGTGGAGGTTTTAGGTTTATCAATTACAGGTTTACTCTCCTCTGCTGGTATGCTACGTCCTTGGAAATATAATCTAGAATCTACGTCAAGGAAATTCCATGGAATTGGTCACCTACTTCTACGGTAGTTCTCATCAAAGATAATAACTGGATGAGAGTACTACCAAcaatacatacctacatacatctACACACAGTATATTCTACGATATTAAGATGTAAACAAGTTATTTCGCTTTGAAGACCTCCTTGAATTGCTGTAATTAGATTCCCTAATATTTGTCTTCAATCGGCCAAGAAAATAAAAGTGACCTAAGAAGTCTTTGTCACTAAAAGTTGCTAGaggagtagtgacaacccttaggtcacaagtattttccggctgaatgaagaaaaatattggagaataacataattataccagtgccagtaatatcaaagaaaaatcaggggaaaataatgacaattttgaacattttgactcatatttcaaacacagcagaacaagtGATGTGGACAAGCAtaatattgtcatgacatagacttgcattgtcatgatgtagaatgaccaaagtatacatatatgttccATATtgtttgttctaaatggctaatgcatggtataatacaatggtacagtacatatatttcaaaacacataTTTTAAGGATACTCTTCTTCCAGTAACATCTTCTCTATTGTCTCTCTACTTTTATCATCCATATCATCTTGAAGAGACCAAGTCTGCAAAAGACAGTTTAATAATCCTTAAGTGGTTAACTAATACTAGTCAATGATAGAGCATGAAAATACTGATAAGTGTAACTCTACACAGTGCCTTCCCTAGAGCTTGTacttaaaggggaatgccactccaggaaataaagacattttcataaaatatgggttctggaatatttcaggattttacatcacctgcagttacttgcgatttcagagaaacatcaatttgatcTATTGCGTTTATAGGGTATCTTAGCTaggggctattgcatcatgggaatcagcagaaataatgtaatcaatggttgcacactgaatattcatgagcacaAAAACACTCTacacttcagtgtaaaacacatcatgaatattcagtgtacaactgttgcatacattataaaatttatttctgcagactcccatgatgcaatagcccattaAAGGcataagatcaacttgatgtttctctgaaatcacaagcaattgtaggtgatgtaaaattatgaaatgactcgctagcacccatagtttatgaaaatgtctctatttcctggagtggcattccccagTAATAGTACAATGACTGACAGTATCCTGGTTTACATCCTTCAAGGAATGACGCACACACTCCCCTTCGTAGAGAAAGCTGAAAAATACCCAGCATGGTGACTTCAATTATGCTCTAGGGTAGTTTGATGTCAGTCAAGCAAACATCGTAATAACAGACCTTCCTATGACTGCCAACCAAGAAATTGTGTGTTGGTGACCTATCTACAAGAAAGTATAAGCTAGTACTAGTAGTCCTGAGTGAAagacatataatatatacattgtacatgcaccTTTCAGCAAACAGTTGCTGTCCATGAACTCAATGCAAGTCTTTTGATTCATGCATGTGTATAAATTGTTGGGTGAAAATGGaacaacaatatttttacatgtaaatacttgtcTTCTTCATCATACATATCTGCAGAAATACTGTCAGACTCACAAAGTTACATTAGAGTCCCTTTAAGTTttcttatgtacatgtacatgtacaatcctatttcaaattatgaaagttatttttcaaagaaattgacctttattttatatatagtaTAGCAAATGTGAACAATCGTCATGTACCAAGCATACCACAGACAAAGATACATCTGAGGGCATGCCATCAAGAAAGCCTTAGCCTGGTTGGCTAATCATTTGGTTCATTGCAGCTCAGCAGAGTGGTTAAAAACAGGATACACACAACATGCAAAGGATATCTTATCTGTTCAAGATACACTTTCATTTGTCAAGTGAAGATCAACACTCATCAGATATACCGGTAATCACAAACTAAAGACTTccaactatacatgtatgcatttactTGCAGTATAAAGTTAATCTGTCATTGTATCATAGACTGCAATAAAAAAGTTTGTATGGTGTAGACTTACTGGTTCTTGCTCCAATAGCCATGGTGGATCAGAAAACTCTGACAGTAAGTTTGTACTGGACGATGGTGGAACATTTGGATCAGAGTGTAGATCTAAACTACTGACCCTGAAAAAAAGTAACAATGAAAAGTAAGTTGGTAATACATAATGGAATAGTCTAGATCTACCTGTGGTGtcaaatcatctctttaccctatctagctcaatgagaaatcatgaacaaaaCGTTGTTCATGTAAATGAGTAAATTCCCTGAGAAAGATGAACCTTGTTTTGATGGTAATGTTATACTGGCATTGATCAGCATGTAGATCTGAACGGATGACTGTATAAAGCAACACAAGATAGTTACAACTCATGAAATAACACCGGTGtccctacattgtacattaagCAAACACATCGGTATTTCTTCATTAGTTGTATCATAACTTACGGGTAGTTTCTGGTGCTTGATAAAGTAGCAAAACTGTATTAATGTGGTGAGTGGATCCAGTATGTTGAGACTGGCTAAACTCAGGGGTATCTGTCATTACATCAAGTGTTTTAAGTGGCTGAAAAGTGTGCTCATCAAGGTATACTTGTTAGCATTAGTATTAGCATTAGCCATTGTCCTCTTacaagcaatatatatatattgtaagagGTCAATGGCTATGATGTTGACTGTGGTCTTATACAgtagtgttgttgttttttattttcatacacaCCATAGTCTTAGTCTCTTCCACTCTCTACTAAATTATTACACTttgtgaaagtgaaagtgactAACATTTTGTGTTAACGTGTGTCTGACTGTACAAGTGTACCattgtaccaccaccaccacgtaCTATTGTTCTTTATGAATACCAgataacaatgtacatgtgataaatcactaatcaatcaatcaatcaatcaatcaatcaatcaatcaatcaatcaatcaatcatttccTAATTATTTAGGTATGCCCTGTGAACAAGCTGATCAGATTCAGTACAGTAGGTTATACAATCTACTGAATCTTGAAGACCTGTGAACATTGCTTACCTCTACTATCAAGAAAATGATTTTATCATAGACATAGTTTCTAATCCCTTTAAATCTTCCATATTCCATGTTCTATGTtctcatctacatgtatgtcatgttaaacatacatgatgtacattgcAATGTTcaacatatgatatattttcatgtatAATATGTCTTCATGTGTTACATACCAGGGTTACAAGTCATGAAATgttgtagatacatgtacagtgataaTCTGACTGACAATACAAAACACTTGTGTACATTTAAAGTACCGtctacaacaaaataaacaatgaccCCCTGACCCAATACACAAAGTGATGCCGAGACAGTATTTCTAACACCCTGTCAAACTTTAAATTAAGCGTTTCATGTACTGTAATTCTGACATAAATTCACCTTATAACATCATCAACTGCATTGTTACTATAGATATCATTGTTTTAAATATGGTTGCATGCAAATTGTCTATACTCGGGTACaccatggatgtacatgtatacacctaTATTTACTTGGGTACATGCACTGACTCAGTGCAGTgaatagcctgtttactgtgctgtcgaGACACActgttagctggtcgtacctccaaGCCCTCGCATTCTCATTTTACGACCAGCTATAAACGATGTATCTCGAccgcagtaaacaggctatgcaGTGATTG
The Glandiceps talaboti chromosome 6, keGlaTala1.1, whole genome shotgun sequence genome window above contains:
- the LOC144436800 gene encoding histone H2A deubiquitinase MYSM1-like, whose product is MADDVEVDIEGIEDDGQVSSLDLHSDPNVPPSSSTNLLSEFSDPPWLLEQEPTWSLQDDMDDKSRETIEKMLLEEELYFQGRSIPAEESKPVIDKPKTSTSNKPSSSKSRGRKPLFSGYRANRLPSHKMPWTDEEKSIFEQGMEIYGRSWTRIAQLIRTRTTLQVKNYANQYFKVKAREQDKVETVVLQNVMSGMEPHLEPVNINDIDSQEAALAAVTTATPTINTIPKKTTQKKTVIKRSPFKGKNSKSPKTGTKLEKHSKRDKNDLMNTTSVEEDVVATINFDSELLRHQPICVGDVLPNTEWEDEEKDVEDAANEMEEEEIEVDIDGEDESGINGGSLLKGSSLSPETIYSTLLKSAEEPDYSTDDEISDTDNSNSNEDEDDDDLDTRIEKPTLESEETHYEANDEQKVKTLLSENIDINKIGVEIGDDGGCHGHVNYSPRDPAECGKFQDEDSDGDDSCYDDDKSLGVESDELYVPTTQEHFENDTLVTFIKENYEDEKSDPWAHIPRATEEMFMDRNVITDAERSAHSEFFDGRPMKTPQRYMKIRNFILDSWDKIKPSYLTKTSVRPGLKNCGDVNCISRIHEYLQHTGAINFNVDNPYRATRAAPTSGRKTLSKDELLAYQAVRLQTMRPRKRKIRDGYGNWIDASDAEGQTIDHDDIVQYDDSTGKSARSRPKYSKLSTYDPFKLVACGNFTIDKPAPFDVSIETSALLIMDMHAHLSSAEVIGLLGGRYNHDCHQLDVVIAEPCNSISTGLQCEMDPVSQTQACELISKSGYDVVGWYHSHPRFAPNPSVRDIETQAKYQEWFNKGGAAFIGVIVSPYNRLNTSTLSQFRCLTVSEETHETDKHRMPYQFEFTIDNENSTDEDELVTKVKELVEKFSVYHHRIDMLRQYRSDLGISYLEKMLESMNSYVQCNNDLQLWNNLLHFISEAIKSSYTTKMVQITEDIHDESTEKEIENRDISSSEDE